CTGTCTATTTTCTCAGGTtccatataaatgatttttcttCACTGCATTGACATATGCAGAAGACAAACTGAAGGCACAGTCCACTAGATATCCAATCGACGATCTTTTGGTGCAATACACAGAGTTCGATAAACAGTTGGCTGAACGCCCTCCTCCATGCAGGGAATTTAACGTCCCAATGGAATGTGTAGGGGATCATTTGATGGTCTGGGATTTCTGTACCTCATTTGGCAGGTTATTGCACCTGTCACCATTCTCCCTTGAAGATTTTGAAAGGGCTGTCTGTCAAAAAGGCAGCAATATTGTTCTCATAACCGAATGTCATTCAGCCCTTCTTCGCTTACTTTTGAAAGATAACAGTGAGTATTCCATAGCTGTACAGAAGAAAAGACCAAAGCTGAAGGTAATATATGAATCCTGTTATGTTCTCTTCCGATGGTCACGaattctcaacttttgaaaGATTTGTTTTTTGCTGACATATGATTGATTAACCTTTCTTTAAAAAACAACTCTCAAaggatttatgtttttttcccCGGACATATGATTGACTAACCTTCTTGTGTAACACAATCTTATGAAGTACCATATATTGTGAACTCTGATgatattgatatataatatcTTTAAAAGGCAAAATTGGAACTTGTCCTGATGTGAGGCAAGCTCCAAAAATCCTGGGGGGACTACTGGAGGGAGAGAGTCTTAAGGGATAATTCTCCAATGACTCGATGCTGGGTGGGTGGGGGATTTCATGCCCCTGCATGCGTAGTGTTTTGGATGTTTGCTGTGATTGgtgtattttctttctttaacttTTAAGGTTTTTGACTATATCTTGTCTTGTataatatgtttatgatatatttCTTGGAATTCGGTAATTTGTATACTGTTGAGTatctatgttattttactaagcATGTAAAATGATATGAATTTTATACTGTTGAATGTATTACCCACAACTAGTCATAATTTTTGCTACtttcaatataattaatttttataaaaatgtttCTCATGGATATATAACCTCTTCATTATAGGCAAGATGCTCATGAcctgaaaataatatattgaagcTCACATACCTTAGTTTATAACCAAAAAACAGAAGAATCAATTGAAGCTCACAACTGAAATTCGAATTTATGCGTGCACTTCTGATATTAAGATAAATTTATCAATGTATATATTTGCAAGTTGACTTGTAAATCAGAATATGTTTGACATATTTTACCAATGGTATATTTTTTCTCTTACAATGcgagtaattattttttacatttcttTGTTGAACACTGATAATTGTCTTACCTAAACCTTCCCTTTTTTGCTTCCCAGATTACTTTAATCACCTGGACAGAGTATTTGTCCGATTTTTTGGAATTGATTGGTAttgttgaattgactaatcatGTTGCAACAATTAAGAGGGGTCACTATGGCCTTCTAGATATTAAGGTCAAATTGGCAATCTTGCGTGAACTGGTCTGTCGAGTCCTTGAGACTGACTATTTTAAGGAGAAGTTGGATGAAGATATTGAAAAGCAGTATGCACTTGCAGCAACAAGGAGAGAGGAAATTTTGGAAGAATCTAGGAAGAAGAGAGAAGACCATTTGAAAATCCAGTCTAATGGGAAGGAAGCAACAAAAGGGCGTGGCAACTCCTCAGATACTGGGAGTGATAATCACCTCAGAGAGAATGGAGATATGCCAAGTAGCAATGGCAAACAGACATCTCCATCAAAACATTCATTAGAAAACAGGTTTACTTTTTTGTACTTGAAGTTTTTCTGGAATTTGGATGGTAACTTCATGATGTCAGTTTCTTATTTTCCGTTTTTCTCTGTCTCTTGTTGCTTCCTGTCTGATAGTGAGAGTGAGCCAACAATCTCCTCATTGAAAAATTCTAAGAAGAGAAAGGTTGACGTCAAGAATTCTACAGCAAAGATGAATGCTTCCTCTAAGATTGCTTCTGATAAATTGATAAAGGATGAAGGGAAGGAAACGTTAGAAAACAGGAGTATGGACCAAAGAGCTGCTCACAAAATGCGGAAGAATGAGATAAAGGAGCATCTTGAAAACAGGAGTAAGGAGCAAAGGGTGAGTACCCTCTCCTCTCTATCTAGCTCTCTGGTTCTCTTTCTTCGACACACAAGCATGTTGTCTCATGTTAAACAGACAAGTTGACATACTGAAGTTTTCTTACCTAGATGTCTGTTGAAATGGCTTCATGGTCCGCAATCTGAACAGTGCAAATTGTGACTCAACGTGAATATCTTTTACTTGTATTTGTTAAAGATGTGTTCCTTGTGTGTCTGTGCATTGCAGAAAGAATATCTTGAACGGGAAATAGAGAAAAGAGTAATACGCACCAATTCATTGGGAAAGGACCGAGATTATAATAGATATTGGTTTTTCCGTCGTGATAGAAGAATATTTGTTGAGAGTTCAGATTCTGTAGAGTGGGGCTATTACTCTTCCCAGGAGGAGGTATAGATACTGGAACACATTTTCCCTTATAGTCTTTTCTCAAGTTGTGATGATGTTCAACTTTTCCTTGTAACAGCTTGATGCTCTGATTGGATCACTGAATGTCAAGGGTGAAAGGGAGAGGGCTCTTAAAAAGCAACTCGAAAATCTCTACCACAAAATAAGGTGAGTTGAACTTCAGATGAAATACTTTAATTTGCCTGTATTCTTTAATTGGAATCTTTAATGGGACTTAGAAGGAGACCACATGCAATTGAACTTGGTGGTTGGTATTAGTCTCGACTCTTGTGGATTACAGTTACTCTGAGGTGAGCtgaacttataaaaataaagtgagtttaaactttattttattttatctgaATTTTGGAGGCAACTTAGAAAGAGCCCATAATACTAAAATCATGTGAGAACTTGGTTGGGTGGTCTCTTTGTCATGTTTTAAGCTACGGAATTGCTATATCCTCTGGGCAACTGTTATTAGTCTATTGTCATGTGTTTTCTGCTTACATGTATGACATTTGCTGTTAATTGTGTTTAAACTGTAGCCATGATCTATTTAGAAACAGTAAGAGAGACACAATAAAACCCATTGTCCCTTGGTATTTAATACTGATACAAGAGAGGTGCACCTAAATATCATACATAAGCTTCATTTGATTATTCTCTCGAAACTCTAGTGCACTTATGCAGATGGTCTTGCAACTATATTTTGTTTCTTGCTTTTCGAGACACTAAATTTCCTCTTAACTAGAATGGTGTATCCAGAGGTAGGGTGACCCTGCACAATCTGCTGATATCCTCGATGTTcgtaaagtatttttttattggagTTGATTTTCTATATCGAATAATACAAATAAACCTTATTCCATTGACTCATAAGGAGAATTCAATTACTGACTCACAACACTTGCTGGGTAATCGATGTTAGGTCGAATCACAATGACTTACTTTAACTTGCCTACCTACTTTCTACATCTTCCACAATCAGAGGTCCCTTTTTGGATCCATCAAAGTATCAATAGGAATAGGTCTACAATTCTTTATTCATGTCTCCTCAGGAATATAAGAACATACTTTTCTCCTcctcaaaaataatataagaacATACTTTGTGAAATGAACTTTATCTGGATTCATCAAAACCTCAATGCCTGAAAAGTAATATCAATTGATCTAGGTCCTTGGTCTGAAAATGTCGAAAAGGTTATTCTTCAAGTTGGTACTTTTCTTTTCATCATTATGTATGATGAGCATATCATCAACACAGATCACTAAATACATACACTACTCCTGAGgcaataaaacaaataaagatcAGTCTCTCTGGGAGTCATTATCTCACTCCTTTTGTACCTTATGCTGTTATGCATTGTTGGCATTGTTTTCGTTGAAGCTAATCTCTACTTTATAGCTTCTTCTGTACAACTAGGCATTCTTGAGACTGTTTCAACTTTTAGCAGCTCCGATTGTTTCTCCTTCATTTTCTCCCCAAACTCCATCTACTTCTCCCGACTCCATACAACTTGCAAATCTCTAGATACAATCCATAGGCGGTTGGGGCATATGATAATTTACCCAAAAGTTAGAAAAT
The window above is part of the Solanum pennellii chromosome 5, SPENNV200 genome. Proteins encoded here:
- the LOC107018733 gene encoding DDT domain-containing protein DDB_G0282237, producing the protein MPLFKRKPFALAEKPKDLKPNELVFQVRFTKEIFRDYGEYLRRINLYRHRVWTCKLTGKHNLTYEEALVSEKKAAEEVQKFPEELVAPVLRDVQFSMLSLKDLGDAVAQKLQGCLSEGSELYGRKNDHVYSCKIERVVKDGEKTRYEVAWLDKYERLPEDTAIDEEDLIRCKLRFSRAFLKSFIRESTYRSIPWVLHERLAKKHGIPTDPPDDLKDQFFMQDGVVVVNRKRKKSEDSETKENGFQAPYEIGREDKLKAQSTRYPIDDLLVQYTEFDKQLAERPPPCREFNVPMECVGDHLMVWDFCTSFGRLLHLSPFSLEDFERAVCQKGSNIVLITECHSALLRLLLKDNSEYSIAVQKKRPKLKITLITWTEYLSDFLELIGIVELTNHVATIKRGHYGLLDIKVKLAILRELVCRVLETDYFKEKLDEDIEKQYALAATRREEILEESRKKREDHLKIQSNGKEATKGRGNSSDTGSDNHLRENGDMPSSNGKQTSPSKHSLENSESEPTISSLKNSKKRKVDVKNSTAKMNASSKIASDKLIKDEGKETLENRSMDQRAAHKMRKNEIKEHLENRSKEQRKEYLEREIEKRVIRTNSLGKDRDYNRYWFFRRDRRIFVESSDSVEWGYYSSQEELDALIGSLNVKGERERALKKQLENLYHKISLELQKRSKEAQKAETDDADVRRSTRVRAPPGDNPALAFLKYVNKWKED